The Bacteroidia bacterium genomic interval TCTATGCAAAAGGCTGGCTTGCATTCTCTAACCCAGCATCTCGCTATGGAATTAGCAGATCATAATATCCGCGTCAATGCAGTTTCACCTGCTGTAGTTGATACCCCTGTGTATCATGGAGTTTTTGGTGGGGAAGCTGAAGCTGCAGAAGCATTAAAAGGATTTCACAACTTCCACCCCATCGGAAGAAATGGCCAGCCCCAGGAAATCGCACATGTAATTACTTTTTTGCTATCTGATAAAGCTTCCTGGGTAACCGGAGCCGTTTGGGATACCGATGGAGGAGTGAGAGCCGGGAGAAACTAGTCTTTGACAACATGTATCCAAGCCACAAACACCGACTATTGTCGGTGTTTTTCTTTTATGTTAATTTCCCTTTCAAAGCAGAAAATATGCTCAATCACTCCAGCCTTCATTACTACATCCTGAGCTACATCCTGGAAAAGGGACATGCTCCGGAATTGGATCAGCTATCCAGCCACTTTTCGGTAAGCGAAGATCAGATGACGGAGGCCCTTCATGCTTTAGAGGAATATCATGGAGTCGTCCTTCATCCCAATCAGCCGAAAGTATGGGTGATCCATCCTTTCTCTTTAGCTCCTACTAATTTTCTCCTAGCATCCGCTCGGGGAAGCTGGTGGGGAAATTGCGCCTGGTGTTCTTTGGGAGTAGCGGCCTTGTTGAAAGAGGATGTTGAGATCAAAACCTCCAGTGGAGCATATGGTGAGCCCCTTAGCCTGCATATTCAAAATGGAAAGCTTGTGGAAAAAGACCTTTGGGTACATTTTCCTATCCCTATGCGCAAAGCCTGGGACAATGTAATATATACCTGTAGCACCATGCTTCTTTTCCGAGACAAAGATGAAATCGATCATTGGTCCCAAAGACATAATATTTCTAAAGGAGATGTTCAGCCGGCAGAGAAGATTTGGGAGTTTTCGAAAAAGTGGTATGGAAACCACCTCAATCCCGCATGGGAAAAGTGGACGGGAGCAGAAGCAAAATCTTTATTTGAGGAATTTGAATTGAACCATCCCGTCTGGGATTTGGAAGGAGGCAAAGAGCGCTTTTAAAGTAATTCCAGTACTTCCTTTTCACAGTATTCCATTTTTCAGGAACAGTTACAAAAATTTTCGACACACATACCAATTTCCCCTAATCCTGCGAAATTCCCTGCCTATATTTGGGTGCTGATTGTTCGTAAAGAGACTTGAGATTACCTTTTATCATCCTTAACATACCAAAGGGAACACAATTTCTTATGCTAAAATCAAGTCACTATCTCTCCTTACTCATCTTTTCTTTATTTTTTTCATCTTCTTTATTCGCACAGATCCCCAAAATTGAGTGGGGATCAAGCACAAATATTTCTAATGACCCTCGAATTTTCTCTCTCATAGGAAACGATAATCTGGGCTACTTTGCTCTGGAGTATTTCCCCAATGAAATGAAGGCAAATATTCTGGGTGGAATGGCCTCCAAGAATCCTTATTTGAATAAGAATACCTTGTCGATGAACCTCATTCATTATGGCAAGGATCTTCAGCAGATAAATAGTAAAACCCTTGATTTAGGGGGAAAAGGAAAAAAGAGAATGCTGAAACGTATGCTCTTATCTCAAGGGAAGCTTTTTGTTTTCTCCTCACTTTTGGATGTGAAGGCAAGAAAACATGGCCTTTATCTACAGGAAATTGATCCCTCAAGTCTGGAAAATAAACGTCCTGCTCGTCTGATCAGCGAAATATCTTTCCCCACTACCAAGCCGACAGTTATGGGGGGATTTTCCTACAAATTGAAACCCTCCCAATCGCTTATTGGCAGCTTTGATATTAGTTGGAATAATGATTCGAGCAAAGTGCTGGTCTCTGCCTTTCCTGCAGCCAAGGATAAACAAGCCAAAACCTATCGATATG includes:
- a CDS encoding alkylmercury lyase family protein, translating into MLNHSSLHYYILSYILEKGHAPELDQLSSHFSVSEDQMTEALHALEEYHGVVLHPNQPKVWVIHPFSLAPTNFLLASARGSWWGNCAWCSLGVAALLKEDVEIKTSSGAYGEPLSLHIQNGKLVEKDLWVHFPIPMRKAWDNVIYTCSTMLLFRDKDEIDHWSQRHNISKGDVQPAEKIWEFSKKWYGNHLNPAWEKWTGAEAKSLFEEFELNHPVWDLEGGKERF